One region of Candidatus Methylomirabilota bacterium genomic DNA includes:
- a CDS encoding ABC transporter ATP-binding protein, translated as MQTPSQQFLRVLRYATPYRARVILALVYLVLVAILNAVSIGSLQPIFDGLFTAEGGGSGISLPDPIKALLGQRLVQLQTFLQAHRISVLTFIGAALFLVFLAKGLLTYLQQLQMRYVAEGIQRDIRNELYAHLQTLSLAFFSRRSTGEIMSRLSSDVEALGDASTELFRNALKEPLNIVALIAVLFLIKWQLALLSLLVLPVALVPIVKFGQKIRRRGTQVQERRAELNTILHESVSGIRIVKAFSMEEYEKQRYWEASNQVFSALLRITRVDALTSPVLESLGSIGIVVAVWVGGYLVFSKSLTPGAFMAFLGALASLYQPVKRISQVNNNIQRGMAGVARVFELMDQCSEVAERPNAAILSRMQEGLQLHNVSFAYEPGRIVLHAVSLRAKLGEIVAIVGSSGAGKSTLVNLIPRFYDPTGGLITIDGIDITQVTLSSLRAQMGIVTQETILFDDTIFNNIAYGQRDVDPSRVLEAARIANAVQFIEALPNRYKTRIGERGVRLSGGEKQRIAIARAILKNPPILILDEATSALDAESERLVQEALDRLMQNRTTFVIAHRLSTVIRADKILVLDGGCCVEQGTHAELMAKGGVYCRLYNTQLAGT; from the coding sequence GCTGAAGGCGGCGGGTCAGGGATCAGCCTGCCGGATCCAATCAAAGCCCTGCTGGGCCAGCGACTGGTCCAGCTCCAAACGTTCTTGCAGGCTCACCGGATCAGCGTGCTCACCTTTATCGGCGCGGCCCTCTTCCTGGTGTTTCTGGCCAAAGGCCTGCTCACGTATCTCCAGCAGTTACAGATGCGGTACGTGGCTGAAGGGATCCAGCGGGACATTCGTAACGAGTTGTACGCCCATCTGCAGACACTGTCGCTGGCGTTCTTCAGCCGGCGCTCAACAGGTGAGATCATGTCCCGTCTCAGTTCCGACGTGGAAGCCTTGGGCGATGCCTCGACCGAGCTCTTCCGCAACGCCCTGAAAGAGCCGCTGAACATCGTTGCGCTCATCGCCGTTCTCTTCCTCATCAAGTGGCAGCTCGCCCTCCTTTCGCTCTTAGTCCTCCCTGTGGCCCTCGTGCCCATCGTGAAGTTCGGGCAGAAGATTCGCCGGAGAGGGACCCAAGTCCAGGAGCGGCGGGCCGAGCTAAATACAATCCTGCATGAGAGCGTCTCCGGCATCAGGATCGTCAAGGCCTTCAGCATGGAGGAGTACGAGAAACAGCGCTACTGGGAAGCAAGTAATCAGGTCTTCAGCGCCCTCTTACGGATCACGCGGGTAGATGCGCTTACTTCACCCGTGTTGGAGAGCCTTGGTTCGATCGGCATCGTGGTAGCCGTTTGGGTCGGGGGCTACCTGGTCTTTTCCAAGAGCCTCACGCCGGGGGCGTTCATGGCTTTCCTTGGGGCCCTGGCCTCTCTCTATCAACCTGTAAAACGGATCAGTCAGGTCAACAACAACATCCAGCGCGGCATGGCCGGAGTGGCCCGCGTCTTCGAGCTGATGGATCAGTGTTCCGAGGTGGCGGAGCGACCGAACGCCGCGATACTTTCGCGGATGCAGGAGGGGCTCCAGTTGCACAATGTTTCGTTCGCCTACGAGCCAGGTCGGATTGTGCTGCACGCGGTCAGTCTTCGGGCCAAGCTGGGCGAGATTGTGGCCATCGTCGGCTCCAGCGGGGCCGGTAAGAGTACCCTGGTCAATCTCATCCCTCGTTTCTATGATCCCACGGGCGGTCTCATTACGATCGATGGGATCGATATCACGCAGGTGACCCTTTCGTCGCTGCGCGCGCAGATGGGAATCGTGACACAGGAGACGATCCTGTTCGATGACACCATCTTCAACAATATCGCTTACGGGCAACGTGACGTAGATCCGAGCCGGGTTCTGGAGGCTGCCAGGATCGCCAATGCCGTGCAGTTTATCGAAGCCCTCCCAAATCGGTACAAGACCAGGATCGGCGAACGGGGTGTCCGCCTGTCGGGCGGCGAGAAGCAGCGGATTGCCATCGCCAGGGCCATCCTGAAGAACCCGCCCATCCTGATCCTGGACGAGGCGACCTCAGCCCTCGATGCGGAGTCGGAGCGGCTGGTCCAGGAGGCCCTGGATCGGCTTATGCAGAATCGGACTACCTTTGTGATTGCGCACCGGCTTTCCACCGTGATCCGGGCCGACAAAATCCTGGTATTAGATGGTGGGTGCTGTGTCGAGCAAGGAACGCACGCGGAGCTGATGGCAAAGGGTGGCGTCTACTGCCGGCTGTACAACACACAGCTTGCCGGGACCTGA